In Humulus lupulus chromosome 7, drHumLupu1.1, whole genome shotgun sequence, the following are encoded in one genomic region:
- the LOC133791605 gene encoding uncharacterized protein LOC133791605, with protein MDGDDCDVYKVLDWDSLVIFPKSAAFTQGAQDKYLSFLGDNHLQIAMNDSANENVANEIFIFGDDYVRIKNLSTNKFWRRGSNNWIMADSSDTTGSNSDTSFWPVKVETTLCPYAIWGTTTSTRGLLIKAIQSEGRIYNVKVLKKGHAVAENLEDVENTITLTFSYKNSSSSTIAGNISLKLGVTTSVEVDVVPFVAKGKVKISAEVTGTVEWATTQTVETLTESTYTVKVPPRTRIIITLVATQGVMFHSLILDVKFSMMGVSSSPT; from the exons ATGGATGGTGATGATTGCGATGTCTACAAAGTCTTGGATTGGGATTCGCTTGTCATATTTCCCAAATCCGCCGCTTTCACGCAGGGTGCCCAAGACAAATATCTCAGCTTCCTTGGCGACAACCATCTGCAGATCGCCATGAACGATAGCGCCAACGAGAACGTAGCAAATGAGATCTTCATCTTCGGTGATGATTATGTTCGCATAAAGAACCTTTCCACCAACAAGTTCTGGAGGCGTGGCTCCAATAACTGGATCATGGCTGATTCTTCTGACACCACTGGTAGCAACTCTGACACATCATTCTGGCCCGTCAAAGTTGAGACAACATTGTGCCCCTACGCAATTTGGGGAACAACTACTTCTACAAGAGGTTTACTGATCAAGGCTATACAGAGT GAAGGCAGGATCTATAATGTCAAAGTCCTCAAGAAGGGTCATGCAGTGGCCGAAAATCTTGAGGATGTAGAGAACACTATAACCCTCACATTTTCCTACAAGAATTCAAGCTCGAGTACCATCGCCGGCAACATTTCCCTCAAGTTAGGCGTCACAACATCTGTCGAAGTTGATGTAGTTCCATTTGTTGCTAAAGGAAAGGTCAAAATTTCAGCTGAGGTTACTGGGACAGTTGAGTGGGCAACTACTCAGACAGTCGAAACTTTAACCGAGTCTACATACACCGTTAAAGTCCCTCCTAGGACTAGAATAATAATCACTCTTGTAGCGACACAAGGTGTGATGTTCCATTCTCTTATACTCGACGTGAAATTCTCCATGATGGGAGTGTCATCATCCCCAACCTGA